Proteins encoded together in one Canis aureus isolate CA01 chromosome 21, VMU_Caureus_v.1.0, whole genome shotgun sequence window:
- the FADS2 gene encoding acyl-CoA 6-desaturase produces MGKGGNQGEGAAEREAPLQTFCWEEIQKHNLRTDKWLVIDRKVYNITKWSSRHPGGHRVIGHYAGEDATDAFHAFHRDLDFVRKFMKPLLIGELAPEEPSQDHGKNSQITEDFRALRKTAEDMNLFKSDHLFFLLLLAHIIVMESIAWFIIFYFGNGWISTVITAFVLATSQAQAGWLQHDYGHLSVYKKSMWNHVVHKFIIGHLKGASANWWNHRHFQHHAKPNIFHKDPDVNMLHVFVLGEWQPIEYGKKKLKYLPYNHQHEYFFLIGPPLLIPVYFQYQIIMTMIVRRDWVDLAWAMSYYVRFFITYIPFYGILGALLFLNFIRFLESHWFVWVTQMNHIVMEIDREPYRDWFSSQLAATCNVEQSFFNDWFSGHLNFQIEHHLFPTMPRHNLHKVAPLVKSLCAKHGIKYQEKPLLRALQDIIRSLKKSGELWLDAYLHK; encoded by the exons ATGGGGAAGGGGGGCAACCAGGGCGAGGGGGCCGCCGAGCGCGAGGCGCCCCTGCAGACCTTCTGCTGGGAGGAGATCCAGAAGCACAACCTGCGCACCGACAAGTGGCTCGTCATCGACCGCAAGGTCTACAACATCACCAAATGGTCCAGCCGGCACCCGGGGGGCCACCGGGTCATCGGGCACTACGCGGGGGAGGACGCCACG GATGCCTTCCACGCCTTCCACCGTGACCTTGATTTCGTGCGAAAGTTCATGAAGCCTCTGCTGATCGGAGAGCTGGCCCCGGAGGAGCCCAGCCAGGACCATGGCAAGAAC TCCCAGATCACCGAGGACTTCCGGGCCCTGAGGAAGACTGCCGAGGACATGAACCTGTTCAAGAGTGACCAcctgttctttctcctcctcctggccCACATCATCGTCATGGAGAGCATCGCCTGGTTCATCATCTTTTACTTTGGCAATGGCTGGATTTCAACCGTCATCACGGCCTTTGTCCTTGCTACCTCTCAG GCCCAAGCTGGATGGCTGCAACACGATTATGGCCACCTCTCTGTCTACAAGAAGTCCATGTGGAACCACGTTGTCCACAAGTTCATCATTGGCCACTTAAAG GGTGCCTCTGCCAACTGGTGGAATCACCGCCACTTCCAGCATCATGCCAAGCCCAACATCTTCCACAAGGATCCAGATGTGAACATGCTGCATGTGTTCGTTCTGGGTGAATGGCAGCCCATTGAG tACGGCAAGAAGAAGCTCAAATACCTGCCTTACAACCACCAGCACGAATACTTCTTCCTGA tCGGGCCGCCGCTGCTCATCCCTGTGTACTTCCAGTACCAGATCATCATGACCATGATCGTACGCAGAGACTGGGTG GACTTGGCCTGGGCCATGAGCTACTATGTTCGGTTCTTCATCACCTACATCCCTTTCTATGGCATCCTGGGGGCCCTCCTTTTCCTCAACTTCATCAG GTTCCTGGAGAGCCACTGGTTTGTGTGGGTCACACAGATGAACCACATCGTCATGGAGATTGACCGGGAGCCCTACCGTGACTGGTTCAGCAGCCAG CTGGCGGCCACCTGCAATGTGGAGCAGTCCTTTTTCAACGACTGGTTCAGCGGGCACCTCAACTTCCAGATCGAGCACCA CCTCTTCCCCACCATGCCCCGGCACAACTTGCACAAGGTCGCGCCGTTGGTGAAGTCTCTATGCGCCAAGCATGGCATCAAGTACCAGGAGAAGCCGCTGCTGAGGGCCCTACAGGACATCATCAG gtCCCTGAAGAAGTCTGGGGAGCTGTGGCTGGACGCCTACCTCCACAAATGA